The Streptococcus pluranimalium genome contains a region encoding:
- a CDS encoding glycosyltransferase produces MKVLLYLEAADQLSKSGIGRAIKHQQKALEIAGIDYTTNPEDDYDLVHINTYGIKSWKLLKQAQKAGKRVIMHAHSTKEDFENSFIGSNLVAPLFKKHLMRFYQAADYLITPTDYSKQLIQSYGITTPIVAISNGIDLSRYQQSDSKEAIFRAHFNLKKGDKVVISAGLFFERKGIDDFVKVAKLMPDVTFIWFGHINHYLIPSHIRKIVEGEHPENVIFPGYIKGDIYEGAITGADAFFFPSREETEGIVVLEALASRQNLVLRDIPVYQGWIDERSAYLAKNVVGFAYALEKVMTGKEDKTEAGYQVAASKDIKLVAEQLATVYQKVLEL; encoded by the coding sequence ATGAAAGTATTACTGTATCTAGAAGCAGCAGACCAGCTCAGTAAGTCTGGGATTGGTCGCGCCATAAAGCACCAGCAGAAAGCGCTAGAGATAGCTGGCATTGATTATACGACAAATCCAGAGGATGATTATGATCTTGTTCATATCAATACCTATGGTATTAAAAGTTGGAAACTTCTTAAACAAGCTCAAAAAGCAGGCAAGCGCGTGATTATGCACGCTCACTCTACCAAAGAGGATTTTGAGAATTCGTTTATTGGCTCTAATCTGGTTGCGCCTCTTTTTAAGAAACATCTGATGCGTTTCTATCAAGCGGCGGATTATTTGATAACGCCAACGGACTATTCAAAGCAGCTGATTCAATCATACGGCATTACCACACCGATAGTAGCAATTTCAAATGGTATCGACCTTTCTCGTTATCAGCAAAGCGATAGCAAGGAAGCGATTTTTAGGGCACATTTCAACCTCAAAAAAGGTGATAAAGTCGTTATATCAGCAGGTCTTTTCTTTGAACGTAAGGGAATTGATGATTTTGTCAAAGTTGCTAAACTGATGCCTGATGTTACCTTTATTTGGTTCGGTCATATCAATCATTATCTGATTCCAAGTCATATCAGAAAGATTGTTGAAGGGGAACACCCAGAAAATGTCATCTTCCCTGGTTACATTAAAGGAGACATTTATGAGGGGGCGATAACAGGAGCAGATGCCTTCTTTTTCCCAAGTCGTGAAGAAACAGAAGGCATTGTTGTTTTGGAAGCTTTAGCTAGCCGACAAAATCTAGTCCTACGAGATATTCCTGTTTACCAAGGCTGGATTGACGAACGCTCAGCCTATCTGGCTAAAAATGTTGTTGGTTTTGCTTATGCTTTAGAAAAAGTTATGACCGGTAAAGAGGATAAGACTGAAGCTGGCTATCAAGTTGCTGCTAGTAAGGATATTAAGTTGGTTGCCGAACAGCTAGCCACTGTCTATCAAAAAGTATTGGAGCTCTAA